A single window of Intrasporangium calvum DSM 43043 DNA harbors:
- a CDS encoding DNA gyrase/topoisomerase IV subunit A has protein sequence MARRTATTPPPEDFEEKIVGIDVEEEMQNAFLEYSYSVIYSRALPDARDGLKPVQRRILYGANELGVRPDRGHVKSQRIVGEVMGKYHPHGDTAIYDALVRMAQPFTLRLPLIDGHGNFGSLDDGPAAARYTEARLAESALLMVSGLDENTVDFVPNYDDTQYQPEVLPAAFPNLLVNGASGIAVGMATNMAPHNLIEVIGAARHLIANPSCSLDELMKFVPGPDLPGGGRIVGLEGIRDAYLTGRGSFRTRATARIENITPRRKGIVVTELPYLVGPEKVIEKIRDLVQSKKLQGISDLKDLSDRGHGLRLVIEVKNGFNPDAVLEQLYRLTPMEENFGINNVALVEGQPRTLGLKQLLQVYVDFRTDVVRRRTEHRLAKREERLHLVEGLLIAIVDIDEVIQVIRSSDDAATAKTRLMDVFDLSDPQATYILDLQLRRLTRFSRIELESEKSELERQIEELRALLESDRLLLKLVSTELAEVAKKHGTPRRTVLLESSGQARPTTTATPLEITDDPCWVLLSSTGLLARTVGPEPVTAEGSRSRHDALVGAVRTTARGELGLVTTSGRMVRLSALELPTLPPTNGAPSLGGGAPLAAYVDLAKDEEPLTIVPIGAEAPVVALGTASGVVKRVSPDTPKGTDWSLISLKDGDRVVGAAVADRDDLDLVFITSDAQLLRFAAKTVRPQGRSAGGMAGVKLAAGASAVFFGVVDPSSDGVVVTSAGSSGALPGTEAGTLKVTPYSEYPPKGRATGGVRCHRFLKGEDTLVVAFAGNTPVRASAANGVAIELPPATGRRDGSGTPTTSVIAAVVAPPPAP, from the coding sequence ATGGCCCGACGTACCGCCACCACGCCTCCCCCTGAGGACTTCGAGGAGAAGATCGTCGGGATCGACGTCGAGGAGGAGATGCAGAACGCCTTCCTCGAGTACTCCTACAGCGTCATCTACTCGCGCGCCCTGCCCGACGCGCGCGACGGCCTGAAGCCGGTCCAGCGCCGGATCCTCTACGGCGCCAACGAGCTCGGCGTGCGCCCGGACCGCGGCCACGTGAAGAGCCAGCGCATCGTCGGCGAGGTGATGGGCAAGTACCACCCGCACGGCGACACCGCCATCTACGACGCGCTCGTCCGCATGGCCCAGCCCTTCACCCTGCGCCTGCCCCTGATCGACGGGCACGGCAACTTCGGCTCGCTCGACGACGGCCCCGCCGCCGCCCGCTACACCGAGGCGCGCCTCGCGGAGTCCGCGCTGCTCATGGTCTCCGGCCTGGACGAGAACACCGTCGACTTCGTGCCGAACTACGACGACACCCAGTACCAGCCCGAGGTGCTGCCGGCCGCGTTCCCCAACCTGCTCGTCAACGGCGCCTCGGGCATCGCCGTCGGCATGGCCACCAACATGGCGCCCCACAACCTCATCGAGGTCATCGGCGCGGCCCGCCACCTGATCGCCAACCCGTCCTGCTCCCTCGACGAGCTGATGAAGTTCGTCCCGGGGCCCGACCTTCCCGGCGGCGGCCGGATCGTCGGCCTCGAGGGCATCCGGGACGCCTACCTGACCGGGCGGGGCAGCTTCCGCACCCGGGCCACCGCCCGGATCGAGAACATCACCCCTCGCCGCAAGGGCATCGTCGTCACCGAGCTGCCCTACCTCGTCGGCCCCGAGAAGGTCATCGAGAAGATCCGCGACCTGGTCCAGAGCAAGAAGCTGCAGGGCATCAGCGACCTCAAGGACCTGTCCGACCGCGGGCACGGGCTGCGCCTCGTCATCGAGGTCAAGAACGGCTTCAACCCGGACGCGGTGCTCGAGCAGCTCTACCGCCTGACGCCGATGGAGGAGAACTTCGGCATCAACAACGTGGCCCTCGTCGAGGGCCAGCCGCGGACCCTGGGCCTCAAGCAGCTGCTGCAGGTCTACGTCGACTTCCGCACCGACGTGGTCCGGCGCCGGACCGAGCACCGCCTCGCCAAGCGCGAGGAACGCCTCCACCTCGTCGAGGGCCTGCTCATCGCCATCGTCGACATCGACGAGGTCATCCAGGTCATCCGCTCGAGCGACGACGCCGCCACGGCCAAGACGCGGCTCATGGACGTCTTCGACCTCTCCGACCCGCAGGCGACCTACATCCTCGACCTCCAGCTCCGGCGCCTCACGCGGTTCTCGCGGATCGAGCTCGAGTCCGAGAAGTCCGAGCTCGAGCGGCAGATCGAGGAGCTCCGCGCCCTGCTCGAGAGCGACAGGCTGCTCCTCAAGCTCGTGTCCACCGAGCTGGCGGAGGTCGCGAAGAAGCACGGCACGCCCCGCCGCACGGTGCTCCTCGAGAGCTCCGGACAGGCCCGCCCCACGACGACGGCGACGCCGCTCGAGATCACGGACGACCCCTGCTGGGTCCTGCTGTCCTCGACGGGCCTGCTCGCCCGCACGGTGGGCCCGGAGCCGGTCACGGCCGAAGGGTCACGGTCCAGGCACGACGCCCTCGTGGGGGCGGTGCGCACGACGGCGCGGGGCGAGCTCGGCCTCGTCACGACGTCCGGACGGATGGTGCGGCTCTCTGCGCTCGAGCTGCCCACCCTCCCCCCGACGAACGGCGCGCCGAGTCTGGGCGGCGGTGCCCCGCTGGCCGCCTACGTCGACCTGGCCAAGGACGAGGAGCCGCTCACCATCGTGCCGATCGGTGCCGAGGCCCCCGTGGTCGCCCTCGGCACCGCGTCCGGTGTCGTCAAGCGCGTCTCCCCGGACACCCCCAAGGGGACCGACTGGTCCCTCATCAGCCTCAAGGACGGGGACCGGGTGGTCGGTGCCGCCGTGGCCGACCGAGACGACCTCGATCTCGTGTTCATCACGAGCGACGCGCAACTGCTCCGCTTTGCCGCGAAGACCGTTCGCCCGCAGGGTCGGTCCGCGGGGGGCATGGCCGGCGTGAAGCTGGCCGCCGGCGCGAGCGCCGTCTTCTTCGGGGTCGTCGACCCGAGCTCGGACGGCGTGGTCGTGACCTCGGCCGGCTCGTCCGGGGCTCTGCCCGGCACGGAGGCCGGCACGCTCAAGGTGACGCCCTACTCCGAGTATCCGCCGAAGGGTCGGGCCACCGGTGGGGTCCGCTGCCACCGCTTCCTCAAGGGCGAGGACACGCTGGTCGTCGCGTTCGCGGGCAACACCCCGGTCCGCGCCTCCGCGGCCAACGGCGTGGCCATTGAGCTTCCGCCGGCAACCGGGCGGCGGGACGGCTCCGGCACTCCGACGACGTCCGTCATCGCGGCGGTCGTCGCCCCGCCACCGGCCCCATGA
- a CDS encoding sucrase ferredoxin, which produces MSAAAPGAVPEGADDLGRHPATAGHAQPAADACSVLWDGDGTSAFGTSARAAFFVVLEQSGPWGRVAAVESHLDPALGAELDGRCSGAGGRFMLIRRPGGHPDRDGPHRALVAHAGHRGDEAWLLSAELDHPGDLLSLDWTALASGRQRLVRASLPGAEEAPPQLLICTNGRRDVCCAVRGRPLAAAAAALSRDAAERVWEVSHTGGHRFAPTAVLLPWGQGFARLDETSAAWVLGASGSGHIPQELLGAAHDRGRAPLTPAAQCAESHVRALAGETRLGALWARPPAPGDETAIEVEHEDGRRWRVQVQRRPLGVTRPESCGKSPVDVFEYVAAVVAGPDHPATD; this is translated from the coding sequence GTGAGCGCTGCAGCGCCCGGCGCGGTCCCCGAGGGGGCGGATGACCTCGGCCGCCACCCGGCCACCGCCGGCCACGCGCAGCCGGCGGCAGACGCGTGCTCGGTGCTGTGGGACGGTGACGGCACGAGCGCGTTCGGGACGAGCGCGAGAGCCGCCTTCTTCGTCGTCCTCGAGCAGTCCGGGCCCTGGGGCCGGGTGGCCGCCGTCGAGTCACACCTGGACCCGGCCCTCGGCGCGGAGCTCGACGGTCGCTGCTCAGGGGCCGGCGGACGGTTCATGCTCATCCGCCGCCCCGGCGGTCACCCGGACCGGGACGGTCCGCACCGCGCCCTGGTCGCCCACGCGGGCCACCGTGGTGACGAGGCCTGGCTGCTGTCCGCCGAGCTGGACCACCCCGGTGACCTGCTCTCGCTCGACTGGACCGCCCTCGCCAGTGGCCGTCAGCGTCTCGTGCGGGCGTCCCTGCCCGGGGCCGAGGAGGCGCCGCCCCAGCTGCTCATCTGCACCAACGGCCGACGGGACGTCTGCTGCGCGGTCCGCGGGCGGCCGCTCGCGGCCGCAGCGGCCGCCCTCTCCCGGGACGCGGCGGAGCGCGTGTGGGAGGTGTCGCACACCGGCGGTCACCGGTTCGCCCCCACCGCGGTGCTCCTGCCGTGGGGGCAGGGCTTCGCCCGCCTCGACGAGACGTCAGCCGCGTGGGTGCTGGGAGCCAGCGGCAGCGGTCACATCCCGCAAGAGCTGCTCGGTGCAGCTCATGACCGGGGCCGCGCGCCGTTGACCCCTGCGGCACAGTGCGCCGAGTCCCACGTCCGGGCCCTGGCGGGTGAGACGCGGCTCGGTGCCCTGTGGGCCCGCCCGCCCGCGCCCGGCGACGAGACGGCCATCGAGGTCGAGCACGAGGACGGCCGCCGCTGGCGGGTGCAGGTGCAGCGACGTCCGCTCGGGGTGACCCGGCCGGAGTCGTGTGGCAAGTCGCCGGTCGACGTGTTCGAGTACGTCGCGGCCGTGGTCGCCGGACCAGACCACCCAGCCACCGACTGA
- a CDS encoding DNA gyrase/topoisomerase IV subunit B has product MASASRPAPNGNGDYTARHLQVLEGLEAVRKRPGMYIGSTDQRGLMHCLWEIIDNAVDEALAGVCDHIDVILARDGSIEVRDNGRGIPVDMEPRTGLSGVELVFTKLHAGGKFGGTSYAATGGLHGVGASVVNALSARLDVEVDRDGRTYGMSFRRGEPGIFTDSGSGHSPDSPFEPYEKRSAVPVIGKTKRGVTGSRVRFWPDPHIFLKGSVLDYDALVGRARQTSFLVPGLRLVIRDERRLPGTPAADGPVEEVFHHDGGITEFVEFLAPDPPVTDVWRLQGSGTFKETVPILDNEGHMSPTELERECVVDVALRWGQGYDARMQSFVNIITTPKGGTHVAGFEQALLKVFRRQLEINGRRLKVGNDKPDKDDVLAGMTAVVTVRLAEPQFEGQTKEVLGTNAVRAIVARVVETELTARLTSTKRGDKAQAALLLEKVVSEMKSRISARLHKETQRRKNALESSTLPTKLRDCRTNDVDRSELFIVEGDSAMGTAKEARNSEFQALLPIRGKILNVQKASVSDMLKNAECASIIQVIGAGSGRSFDLAAARYGKVIIMTDADVDGAHIRTLLLTLFFRYMRPLVEAGRVYAAMPPLHRIEVVNAGAKKNELIYTYNEIEMRRTVARLEKTGKKIKQPMQRYKGLGEMNADQLADTTMDPRHRTLRRVTMRDFEAAEGTFELLMGNEVAPRKDFIIESAAEVDRERIDA; this is encoded by the coding sequence TTGGCCTCCGCCTCCCGCCCCGCCCCCAACGGCAACGGTGACTACACCGCTCGCCACCTTCAGGTCCTCGAGGGACTCGAAGCCGTGCGCAAGCGCCCCGGCATGTACATCGGCTCGACGGACCAGCGCGGCCTCATGCACTGCCTGTGGGAGATCATCGACAACGCCGTCGACGAGGCGCTGGCCGGCGTGTGCGACCACATCGACGTCATCCTGGCCCGCGACGGCTCCATCGAGGTCCGGGACAACGGGCGCGGGATCCCGGTCGACATGGAGCCCCGCACCGGGCTCTCCGGGGTGGAGCTCGTCTTCACCAAGCTCCACGCCGGCGGCAAGTTCGGCGGGACCTCCTACGCGGCCACCGGCGGCCTCCACGGCGTCGGCGCGTCCGTCGTCAACGCACTCTCGGCCCGCCTCGACGTCGAGGTGGACCGAGACGGCAGGACCTACGGGATGAGCTTCCGCCGCGGCGAGCCCGGCATCTTCACCGACTCGGGCTCCGGGCACTCCCCGGACTCGCCCTTCGAGCCGTACGAGAAGCGCAGCGCGGTGCCGGTCATCGGCAAGACGAAGCGCGGCGTCACCGGTTCCCGGGTGCGGTTCTGGCCCGACCCCCACATCTTCCTCAAGGGGTCGGTCCTCGACTACGACGCCCTCGTCGGGAGGGCCCGCCAGACCTCGTTCCTCGTCCCCGGCCTACGCCTGGTGATCCGGGACGAGCGGCGCCTCCCCGGCACGCCGGCGGCTGACGGGCCGGTCGAGGAGGTCTTCCACCACGACGGTGGGATCACCGAGTTCGTCGAGTTCCTCGCCCCTGACCCGCCGGTGACCGACGTGTGGCGCCTGCAGGGGTCGGGGACGTTCAAGGAGACGGTGCCGATCCTCGACAACGAGGGGCACATGAGCCCGACCGAGCTGGAGCGCGAGTGCGTCGTCGACGTCGCGCTCCGCTGGGGGCAGGGCTACGACGCGCGGATGCAGTCGTTCGTCAACATCATCACCACGCCCAAGGGGGGCACCCACGTCGCCGGGTTCGAGCAGGCGCTGCTCAAGGTGTTCCGGCGCCAGCTGGAGATCAACGGCCGGCGGCTCAAGGTCGGCAACGACAAGCCCGACAAGGACGACGTCCTCGCAGGCATGACTGCGGTCGTCACGGTCCGCCTGGCCGAGCCCCAGTTCGAGGGACAGACCAAGGAGGTCCTGGGCACCAACGCCGTGCGCGCCATCGTCGCCAGGGTCGTCGAGACCGAGCTGACGGCGAGGCTGACCTCGACCAAGCGCGGCGACAAGGCGCAGGCCGCGCTGCTGCTCGAGAAGGTCGTCTCCGAGATGAAGTCGCGGATCAGCGCGCGGCTGCACAAGGAGACGCAGCGCCGCAAGAACGCCTTGGAGAGCTCGACCCTGCCGACCAAGCTCCGGGACTGCCGCACCAACGACGTCGACCGGTCGGAGCTGTTCATCGTCGAGGGCGACTCGGCGATGGGCACCGCCAAGGAGGCGCGCAACTCGGAGTTCCAGGCGCTGCTGCCGATCCGCGGAAAGATCCTCAACGTCCAGAAGGCCTCGGTGTCGGACATGCTCAAGAACGCCGAGTGTGCTTCGATCATCCAGGTCATCGGCGCCGGCTCGGGACGCAGCTTCGACCTCGCGGCCGCCCGATACGGCAAGGTCATCATCATGACCGACGCCGACGTCGACGGCGCTCACATCCGCACCCTGCTGCTGACCCTCTTCTTCAGGTACATGCGTCCGCTCGTGGAGGCCGGCCGCGTCTACGCCGCGATGCCCCCGCTGCACCGCATCGAGGTGGTCAACGCCGGCGCGAAGAAGAACGAGCTCATCTACACGTACAACGAGATCGAGATGCGTCGCACGGTCGCCCGCCTGGAGAAGACCGGCAAGAAGATCAAGCAGCCGATGCAGCGGTACAAGGGCCTCGGCGAGATGAACGCCGACCAGCTCGCGGACACGACGATGGACCCGCGGCACCGCACCCTGCGGCGGGTCACCATGCGGGACTTCGAGGCGGCCGAGGGGACCTTCGAGCTGCTCATGGGCAACGAGGTGGCACCGCGCAAGGACTTCATCATCGAGTCCGCTGCGGAGGTCGACCGCGAGCGGATCGACGCCTGA
- a CDS encoding DUF7455 domain-containing protein: MNTALAPELTASDRCDRCGAQAYIRARLVTGGELLFCAHHGRQHLPALMDQAVDIRDESDRLSEVPRSAPVDEH; encoded by the coding sequence ATGAACACAGCACTGGCACCCGAACTGACCGCGTCCGACCGCTGCGACCGCTGCGGCGCCCAGGCCTACATCCGCGCTCGTCTCGTCACCGGCGGAGAGCTGCTCTTCTGCGCCCACCACGGTCGACAGCACCTCCCCGCCCTGATGGATCAGGCGGTCGACATCCGGGACGAGAGTGACCGGCTGTCCGAGGTGCCCAGGTCTGCCCCGGTTGACGAGCACTGA
- a CDS encoding DUF456 domain-containing protein: MITGTNVLVLLIMLVGTVGVVVPVLPGLLLVWGATLLWAVTMQSTAGWLTLAVATAIYAAGLVSQYVVPGRRMRATGVDARIIAIALVAGVIGLFVIPVLGAPLGFVGTVYVLERATLRSHQRAWDATRHAVSAVALNVGIELLTAVLIIATWGVGVLVTRP; encoded by the coding sequence GTGATCACCGGGACCAACGTCCTGGTCCTGCTCATCATGCTGGTGGGCACCGTCGGGGTCGTCGTTCCAGTCCTGCCTGGGCTGCTCCTCGTCTGGGGAGCGACCTTGCTCTGGGCCGTCACCATGCAGTCCACGGCGGGGTGGCTGACCTTAGCCGTCGCCACCGCGATCTATGCCGCCGGACTGGTCTCCCAGTACGTCGTGCCCGGCCGCCGGATGCGCGCCACGGGAGTGGACGCCAGGATCATCGCGATCGCTCTCGTCGCGGGCGTCATCGGGCTGTTCGTCATCCCGGTTCTCGGTGCGCCGCTCGGATTCGTCGGGACGGTGTACGTGCTCGAGCGCGCCACCCTCCGCAGCCATCAGCGCGCGTGGGACGCCACCCGTCACGCGGTGAGTGCGGTGGCGCTGAACGTGGGGATCGAGCTCCTCACGGCCGTTCTCATCATCGCCACGTGGGGGGTCGGCGTCCTCGTGACCCGACCGTGA
- a CDS encoding DUF3040 domain-containing protein: MALSEHEEALLQQMEEALYAEDPRFASRIEKTKSGALGRGRIVVGVAAGVVGLALIIFAAMISNIWLGAVGFAAMVAGIVWAITPAKQPLGSVGEDGGVKPRKKATGGAPGGKSGTFMERLEQRWDKRRHDQM; this comes from the coding sequence GTGGCACTCTCGGAACACGAGGAGGCACTGCTCCAGCAGATGGAGGAGGCCCTCTACGCCGAGGACCCGCGATTCGCGTCGCGGATCGAGAAGACGAAGTCGGGCGCGCTCGGTCGGGGACGAATCGTCGTAGGTGTTGCAGCGGGCGTCGTCGGTTTGGCGTTGATCATCTTCGCGGCCATGATCTCGAACATCTGGCTCGGCGCCGTCGGCTTCGCAGCCATGGTCGCCGGGATCGTCTGGGCGATCACGCCGGCAAAGCAACCGCTCGGTTCCGTCGGCGAGGACGGTGGGGTGAAACCCAGGAAGAAGGCCACGGGTGGCGCGCCCGGCGGCAAGTCGGGCACCTTCATGGAGCGGCTCGAGCAGCGATGGGACAAGCGGCGTCACGACCAGATGTGA
- the dinB gene encoding DNA polymerase IV: MSRRQFTAPTRTEEGPPDDTGCTILHVDMDAFYASASLISRPDLRGKPVIIGGAGGRSVVLSATYEARAFGVASAMPMARARRLCPQAVVIVPDHRRYAAISEAVMATFAAVTEHVEPLSLDEAFLDVAGAVRRLGPPTLIAERLRDTIADEQGITCSVGVASTKFVAKLASALAKPDGLIVVPRAETVSFIHQLPVGAIWGVGDKTEEHLHRLGLRTVADLAHTPVETLQRALGDVAGRNLHDLAWGRDPRSVVPERREKSIGADETFAHDIDDPVRIHRELLRLADRTAARARSAGMAGRTISIKVRFSDFTTITRAKTLRHHTDVSREIFATAVELFDRLALQRARIRLVGVRLEGLVPATAAPIQSALDEPEHGWRDADRAVDRASARFGAGAVRPASLIPDSGTAAAPALSPRLPAAPGRRPGRNPEPTAT, encoded by the coding sequence ATGAGCCGTCGCCAGTTCACTGCGCCGACCCGGACCGAGGAAGGGCCGCCCGACGACACGGGCTGCACCATCCTGCACGTCGACATGGACGCCTTCTACGCGTCCGCCTCGCTGATCTCCAGACCCGATCTGCGCGGCAAGCCGGTCATCATCGGCGGTGCCGGGGGCAGGTCGGTGGTCCTCTCCGCGACGTATGAAGCCAGAGCCTTCGGGGTGGCGTCGGCCATGCCGATGGCGCGGGCCCGTCGGCTCTGCCCGCAGGCCGTCGTCATCGTCCCCGACCACCGGCGGTACGCCGCCATCTCCGAGGCGGTCATGGCGACGTTCGCCGCGGTCACGGAGCACGTCGAGCCACTCTCCCTCGACGAGGCCTTCCTCGACGTCGCCGGAGCCGTGCGACGACTGGGACCTCCCACCCTCATCGCGGAGCGGTTGCGCGACACGATCGCCGACGAACAGGGAATCACCTGCTCGGTCGGCGTCGCCTCGACCAAGTTCGTCGCCAAGCTCGCCTCGGCGCTCGCCAAGCCGGACGGTCTGATCGTCGTCCCACGCGCCGAGACCGTCTCCTTCATCCATCAGCTCCCGGTCGGCGCCATCTGGGGCGTCGGTGACAAGACGGAGGAGCACCTGCACCGGCTCGGGCTGCGCACGGTCGCGGACCTGGCCCACACGCCCGTCGAGACCCTGCAGCGCGCCCTCGGGGACGTCGCGGGCCGCAACCTGCACGACCTCGCCTGGGGGCGTGATCCGCGCAGCGTGGTCCCCGAGCGCCGGGAGAAGTCGATCGGTGCGGACGAGACCTTCGCCCACGACATCGACGACCCGGTTCGCATCCATCGGGAGCTCCTCAGGCTCGCAGACCGCACCGCGGCGCGGGCTCGCTCCGCGGGGATGGCCGGACGCACCATCTCGATCAAGGTGCGGTTCTCCGACTTCACGACCATCACGAGGGCCAAGACGCTGCGCCACCATACGGACGTCTCCCGTGAGATCTTCGCCACTGCCGTCGAGCTGTTCGATCGGCTCGCCCTCCAGCGGGCTCGGATCCGGCTGGTGGGCGTGCGGCTCGAGGGACTCGTGCCGGCCACTGCGGCGCCCATCCAGTCCGCGCTCGACGAGCCGGAGCACGGCTGGCGGGACGCGGACCGGGCCGTCGACCGGGCCAGCGCACGGTTCGGGGCCGGAGCCGTCCGCCCCGCCAGCCTGATTCCCGACTCGGGCACGGCAGCAGCCCCGGCCCTGAGCCCTCGACTGCCCGCCGCGCCGGGGCGCCGACCGGGTCGAAACCCGGAACCCACGGCGACCTAG
- a CDS encoding class I SAM-dependent methyltransferase, with amino-acid sequence MPDEQHPQHRVGARLSAVVSSVRTHADEEARILGRQLDVLDLGGGTGGVAVPLAEDGHQVTVVDPSPDALAALARRVREAGIHDNLTAIQGDGDTLDSVLSGRRFDLVCCHGALEFVDDPAATLRAISDILRPDGTLSLLVAGRLAVVLAKAVAGEFAQARAALLDPDGRWGRTDPLPRRFDLDRLEELLTGAGLRVVQVRGTNILGHLVPASLIDSESDRVALAELDEILVAGPGREFLRTLGNGLHLIARRD; translated from the coding sequence GTGCCAGACGAGCAGCATCCGCAGCACCGCGTCGGTGCCCGCCTGTCCGCCGTCGTCTCCTCCGTGCGCACCCACGCCGACGAGGAGGCCCGCATCCTCGGGCGCCAGCTCGACGTGCTCGATCTCGGGGGCGGCACGGGCGGGGTCGCCGTCCCTCTCGCAGAGGACGGCCACCAGGTCACCGTCGTCGACCCCAGCCCGGATGCCCTCGCCGCCCTCGCACGCCGGGTCCGTGAGGCCGGTATCCATGACAACCTCACCGCGATCCAAGGAGATGGCGACACGCTGGACAGCGTGCTGTCCGGACGCCGCTTCGACCTCGTCTGCTGCCACGGCGCCCTCGAGTTCGTCGACGACCCGGCGGCCACGCTGCGCGCCATCTCCGACATCCTTCGCCCCGACGGCACCCTGTCGCTCCTCGTCGCAGGGCGCCTCGCGGTGGTCCTCGCCAAGGCGGTCGCAGGCGAGTTCGCCCAGGCCCGCGCCGCCCTGCTCGACCCCGACGGCCGCTGGGGTCGGACCGACCCCCTGCCCCGGCGCTTCGACCTCGACCGGCTCGAGGAGCTGCTCACCGGCGCCGGCCTCCGCGTCGTCCAGGTCCGCGGGACGAACATCCTCGGACACCTCGTCCCCGCGTCCCTCATCGACTCCGAGTCGGACCGTGTGGCACTGGCCGAGCTCGACGAGATCCTCGTGGCCGGTCCCGGACGCGAGTTCCTCCGGACCCTCGGAAATGGTCTCCACCTCATCGCGCGCCGCGACTGA